The following coding sequences are from one Paenibacillus stellifer window:
- a CDS encoding ABC transporter permease translates to MMFYQSLKMAIKSILSGKMRAFLTMLGIIIGVSSVITLVSVGKGTTSQITEQLSSLGTNLLTVNIMGRGATTSLTYEEALALGDIEGVKDVSPVISGSVTAKYGTENTSVTVQGVTPAYESVQSFHVQSGRWLLDIDTEYRQKVALIGSDTAETLFGEGVNPVGEKVQLNGTGFLIVGLLESKGSSLSGSSDETILIPISTAERFLQSKGVRSITIATTSDDNVTTVKDMIEAQLYQKFSNSDSAFSVFDSQEMLETVSSTSDTLSLALGGIAGISLFVGGIGIMNIMIVSVNERTREIGIRKAIGAKKMNILMQFMIESVVLSGFGGLLGVGIGLGASWAIGNYTTMNVATSWDMVLISFVFSLLIGVIFGMMPANKAARMRPIYALRSE, encoded by the coding sequence ATGATGTTCTATCAGAGTCTGAAGATGGCGATCAAGAGCATTCTGAGCGGCAAGATGCGGGCTTTTCTGACCATGCTGGGCATTATCATCGGGGTCTCCTCCGTCATCACGCTCGTATCGGTGGGCAAAGGGACGACTTCGCAGATTACGGAGCAGCTCAGCTCCCTCGGAACGAATCTGCTGACGGTCAACATTATGGGACGCGGAGCCACCACGTCGCTAACTTATGAAGAAGCCCTCGCGCTCGGAGATATTGAAGGCGTCAAGGATGTATCCCCCGTTATTTCAGGCAGTGTGACAGCCAAATATGGCACGGAAAATACGAGCGTAACCGTTCAGGGCGTTACCCCTGCATATGAATCAGTCCAGAGTTTTCATGTCCAGTCCGGCCGCTGGCTGCTCGATATCGATACCGAATACCGGCAAAAGGTAGCGCTCATCGGGAGCGATACAGCCGAGACCCTGTTTGGCGAAGGGGTTAACCCCGTAGGGGAGAAAGTTCAGCTCAACGGTACCGGCTTCCTGATCGTCGGACTTCTGGAGTCCAAGGGCTCAAGCCTCAGCGGCTCCAGCGACGAGACGATTCTGATTCCGATTTCGACCGCGGAGCGGTTCCTTCAGAGCAAAGGCGTGCGTTCCATAACGATCGCCACGACCTCGGATGATAATGTCACTACTGTAAAAGACATGATCGAAGCCCAGCTGTACCAGAAGTTCAGCAATTCGGACAGTGCGTTCTCCGTCTTCGACTCGCAGGAAATGCTGGAGACCGTCTCTTCCACAAGCGACACCCTCTCCCTCGCACTCGGCGGCATTGCAGGCATTTCGCTCTTCGTCGGCGGCATCGGGATCATGAATATTATGATCGTGTCGGTCAATGAACGCACAAGGGAGATCGGCATCCGCAAAGCGATCGGTGCCAAGAAAATGAACATTCTGATGCAGTTCATGATCGAATCGGTCGTACTTAGCGGCTTCGGGGGTCTTCTCGGCGTAGGAATCGGTCTAGGAGCTAGCTGGGCGATCGGCAACTACACGACCATGAACGTAGCCACCTCCTGGGACATGGTTCTCATCTCCTTCGTCTTCTCGCTTCTGATCGGTGTTATCTTCGGAATGATGCCGGCCAACAAGGCGGCGAGAATGCGTCCGATCTATGCCCTCCGGAGCGAGTAA
- a CDS encoding ABC transporter ATP-binding protein, translating into MTTAQPLIRVENLIHRYTMANESMTILRGLTFTIDMGEFVAIIGPSGSGKSTIMNMLGCLDVATEGDYFLDGQEIRKMSDNKLAQIRNEKIGFIFQNFNLLPKLSAVENVELPLIYRGVSHRERREAAMQALIRVGLDGRMDHRPSELSGGQQQRVAIARALAGSPPILLADEPTGALDTHTGKEVMQMIKELNSQGHTIILITHDLDIAQQAKRVIRIQDGNLVEDRRNV; encoded by the coding sequence ATGACGACTGCGCAGCCGCTCATCCGGGTTGAGAATCTGATTCACCGGTACACGATGGCCAACGAATCCATGACCATTCTCAGAGGCTTGACCTTTACGATCGATATGGGCGAATTTGTCGCGATTATCGGCCCCTCGGGTTCGGGAAAATCCACAATAATGAATATGCTCGGCTGCCTGGATGTGGCAACCGAGGGTGATTATTTTCTGGACGGACAGGAAATTCGCAAGATGTCCGATAACAAGCTCGCGCAAATCCGCAATGAGAAGATCGGATTTATTTTTCAAAACTTCAACCTGCTGCCCAAGCTGTCAGCGGTTGAGAACGTCGAGCTTCCCTTGATTTATCGCGGAGTGTCCCATCGCGAGAGAAGAGAGGCCGCCATGCAGGCCCTGATTCGCGTCGGTCTGGACGGAAGAATGGACCACCGGCCCTCCGAGCTGTCGGGCGGCCAGCAGCAGCGGGTGGCAATCGCCAGAGCGCTCGCTGGTTCCCCGCCTATTCTGCTGGCGGATGAGCCGACCGGCGCACTGGATACGCATACGGGCAAGGAAGTCATGCAGATGATCAAAGAGCTGAACAGCCAAGGACACACCATTATCCTGATCACCCATGACCTCGACATCGCACAGCAGGCCAAACGGGTTATCCGGATTCAGGACGGAAATCTGGTGGAAGATCGGAGGAATGTCTGA